A genome region from Euphorbia lathyris chromosome 4, ddEupLath1.1, whole genome shotgun sequence includes the following:
- the LOC136227027 gene encoding uncharacterized protein: protein MSGWWTRTFGMAMSFSCKDIVSSICNVLGRLPSASRIREKVSLPTAMEGIEKRAIEIINFAEGSLYRDAERARELENLGTELATQKSLLDDAQGKVKALEDARQKAVSEREEALKSLQAKSNELQKAIDDLNSSNEALETQKRKAEEILAEDSSRIYWYGERIHAAYEHGHPERILNRPKVPIPDKDLAAKWDKLEAEDADMDEVLLLDWQSFYESPISRETPDQNAEEGTPQNISHAEPAVSHPDAITDLIVGDSLETNHPIEEDEGAAGGKWGNRGEEEGTVE from the exons AtgagcggatggtggactagaacATTTGGTATGGCCATGAGCTTTTCCTGcaaggacattgtttcttccatatgcaatgtccttggacGACTCCCATCTGCCTCTCGCATCCGCGAAAAGGTGTCGCTTCCAACTGCTATGGAGGGAATTGAGAAGCGAGCCATTGAG attatcaattttgcGGAGGGTAGTCTTTATAGGGATGCTGAAAGGGCGAGAGAGCTGGAaaaccttggtactgaattggcgactcagaagtcgcttctTGATGATGCCCAAGGTAAAGTGAAGGCCCTCGAGGATGCCCGTCAAAAAGCTGTCAGCGAGAGGGAGGAAGCCCTTAAATCACTCCAGGCTAAATCCAATGAGCTGCAGAAGGCAATTGATGATCTGAATTCGTCTAATGAAGCTTTGGAGACGCAGAAGAGGAAGGCAGAGGAGATCTTAGCCGAAGATAGctctcgcatctattggtatggagagCGGATCCATGCAGCCTATGAGCATGGGCATCCAGAGCGTATACTCAAtcgccccaaagttcccattCCTGATAAGGATTTAGCCGCgaaatgggacaagttggaggcAGAAGATGCTGacatggatgaggtacttctcctGGACTGGCAGAGTTTTTACGAATCTCCAATCAGCCGCGAAACCCCAGACCAGAATGCGGAGGAAGGCACGCCACAAAATATTTCTCATGCTGAGCCAGCGGTATCCCACCCTGATGCGATTACTGATCTTattgttggggattcgcttgaaACAAATCACCCcattgaagaagatgagggaGCCGCTGGAGGCAAATGGGGCAACAGAGGCGAAGAGGAAGGAACTGTAGAATAG